One part of the Rutidosis leptorrhynchoides isolate AG116_Rl617_1_P2 chromosome 1, CSIRO_AGI_Rlap_v1, whole genome shotgun sequence genome encodes these proteins:
- the LOC139904551 gene encoding LOB domain-containing protein 19-like, producing the protein MNTNVISSSNGGCGPCGACKFLRRKCVKNCVFAPYFDSNQIGTTHFAAVHKVFGASNAAKLLLRVPPHRRLDAVVSLCYEALSRVRDPVYGCVANILTLQQQVVNLQTELAYIRGLVSMPQCHPQPKLSSINFAPSPKFVSSSSISSIYLEHTEPEHTSHIPRSCPGDDIPTSQKLEDNELQMLAREYVSKYMPS; encoded by the exons ATGAACACCAACGTCATCAGCAGTAGCAATGGTGGTTGTGGGCCTTGTGGAGCCTGCAAGTTTTTAAGAAGAAAATGTGTTAAAAACTGTGTGTTTGCACCATACTTTGACTCGAACCAAATTGGTACAACTCATTTTGCGGCTGTTCACAAGGTGTTTGGTGCTAGTAACGCCGCCAAGCTCCTCCTTAGGGTTCCGCCGCACCGCCGGTTAGACGCCGTCGTTTCACTTTGCTATGAAGCTTTATCTAGAGTTAGAGATCCTGTTTATGGTTGTGTTGCCAACATTCTCACCCTCCAGCAACAG GTGGTTAACTTGCAAACCGAGTTGGCATACATTCGCGGTTTAGTTTCGATGCCGCAATGTCATCCTCAACCAAAACTATCATCAATCAACTTCGCCCCGTCCCCTAAATTCGTCTCTAGTTCAAGTATATCATCGATATATTTGGAGCATACCGAACCTGAACATACGTCACATATACCAAGATCTTGTCCCGGTGACGACATCCCAACAAGCCAAAAACTCGAAGATAATGAACTACAAATGTTAGCTCGAGAGTATGTATCGAAGTACATGCCTTCATGA